A portion of the Channa argus isolate prfri chromosome 19, Channa argus male v1.0, whole genome shotgun sequence genome contains these proteins:
- the LOC137105069 gene encoding cAMP-dependent protein kinase catalytic subunit-like, translating into MTKTLSAYNVEITFFTTYSLECGGQEGQQEEQQEEQQEGQQEEQQEEQQEGQQEEQQEGQQEGQQEGQQEGQQEEQQEEGQQEEGQQEEGQQEEQQEEGQQEEGQQEEQEEQQEVSRRSNRRSSRRRSSRRRKQEVSGLMRGYEYRILCSALSPFPHRSS; encoded by the exons ATGACGAAAACCCTGAGCGCGTATAATGTGgaga TCACTTTTTTCACCACTTATTCACTTGAATGTGGAGGGCAGGAGGGtcagcaggaggagcagcaggaggagcagcaggagggtcagcaggaggagcagcaggaggagcagcaggagggtcagcaggaggagcagcaggagggtCAGCAGGAGGGTCAGCAGGAGGGTCAGCAGGAGGGtcagcaggaggagcagcaggaggagggtcAGCAGGAGGAGGGTCAGCAGGAGGAGGGtcagcaggaggagcagcaggaggagggtcAGCAGGAGGAGGGtcagcaggaggagcaggaggagcagcaggaggtcagcaggaggagcaacaggaggagcagcaggaggaggagcagcaggaggaggaaacaggagGTTTCTGGCCTGATGAGAGGTTATGAATACAGGATATTATGTTCTGCTTTGAGCCCTTTTCCTCACCGCAGCAGCTGA